TGCTCGCGTTCCTCGACCACTACGGCATCGCCGACGACGACCCGCGGGTCAACCCGTACGGTGGCGCGATCGCGTTCGGCCACCCGCTGGCCTCCTCGGGCGTGCGCCTGATGAACCAGCTGGCGCGCAGCTTCGAGCAGCGCACCGACGTCCGCTACGGCCTGACCACCATGTGTGTCGGCTTCGGCATGGGCGCCACCGTCATCTGGGAAAATCCTCACTTTCAGGGCCAGCACTTCGAGGGTGGTAAGTGACCATGAGCACCACTGAGCTGCTGAAGCGCGCCGCCGAGCTGTTCCCCGGCGAGGTCGTCACCACCGCGCACGTGCGTCACCTGGACCTGCCGCTCGGCGCGGGCCGGCTGGCGCTGATCACCCTGGACAACGGCTTCGACCACACCAAGCCGACCACCTTCGGCCCGGGTTCGCTGGCCAAGCTGTCCGAGGCGCTGGACCAGGTCGAGGCCGAGGCCGCCGCCGGTGACATCGTCGCCGTGGCGATCACCGGCAAGCCGTTCATCTTCGCGGTCGGCGCCGACCTCAAGGGTGTCGAGGTGCTCAAGGAGCACAGCGACGCGCTGGCCATCGGCAAGGGCGGCCACGACGTCTTCAAGCGGATCGCCGCGCTGCCCGTCCCGAGCTTCGCGTTCTACAACGGCGCGGCGATGGGCGGCGGCGTCGAGGTCGGCCTGCACGCGAGCTACCGCACCGTCAGCTCCGGCGTCCCGGCGTTCTCGCTGCCCGAGGTCTTCCTCGGCCTGGTCCCCGGCTGGGGCGGCTGCACCATCCTGCCGAACCTGATCGGCCCCTCGAAGGCGATCAAGGTCATCATCGAGAACTCGATGAGCCAGAACAAGCAGCTCAAGGGCCAGGACGTCTTCGAGCTCGGCATCGCGGACGCGATCTTCGAGCCGGCCGACTTCCTGGAGCAGTCGATCCTGTGGGCCGCCAAGGTGCTCACCGGCGCGACCGTGGTCGAGCGCGAGGAGATCGACCGGGGCAAGGCCTGGGACGACGCCGTCGCCTGGGGCCGCCTGGTCGCCGACGCCAAGGTGCACGGGGCCGCTCCGGCCGCGTACAAGGCGCTCGACATCATCGCGCAGGTCAAGGACCAGGACTTCCAGGCGGGCTTCGACGCCGAGGACGTGGCGCTGGCCGACCTGATCATGACCGGCGAGCTGCGCGCGGGCCTGTACGCCTTCAACCTGGTGCAGCGTCGGGCCAAGCGTCCGTTCGGTGCGCCGGACAAGGCGCTGGCCCGTCCGGTCACCAAGGTCGGCGTCGTGGGTGCCGGTCTGATGGCCTCTCAGCTGGCGCTGCTGTTCGCCCGCCGCCTCCAGGTGCCGGTGGTCCTCACCGACATCGACCAGGAGCGCGTCGACAAGGGTGTCGGCTACGTGCACGCCGAGATCGACAAGCTGCTGGCCAAGGGCCGGGTCAACCCGGACAACGCCAACCGCCTCAAGGGCCTGGTCACCGGTTCGCTGGACAAGGCCGCGGCCTTCGGCGACGCCGACTTCGTGATCGAGGCGGTGTTCGAGGAGATGGGCGTCAAGCAGACCGTCTTCGCGGACCTGGAGGCCGTGGTCTCGCCGACCTGCGTGCTGGCGACCAACACCTCCTCCCTCTCGGTCTCCGAGATGGCCTCGAAGCTCAAGCACCCCGAGCGGGTCGTCGGCTTCCACTTCTTCAACCCGGTCGCCATCCTGCCGCTGCTGGAGATCGTCCGCGGCGAGCAGACCGACGACGCCTCGCTGGCCACCGCCTTCGGTGTGGCGAAGAAGCTCAAGAAGACCGCCGTGCTGGTCAAGGACGCCCCGGCGTTCGTGGTCAACCGGATCCTGACCCGCTTCATGGGCGAGATCCAGGCGATCATCGACGAGGGCACTCCGATCGAGACGGTCGAGAAGGGCGTGCTCCCGCTCGGCCTGCCGATGTCCCCGATCGTCCTGCTCGAGCTGGTCGGCCCGGCCATCGCGCAGCACGTCTCGGAGACCCTGAACCGGGCCTTCCCAGAGCGCTTCGGCGTCTCCGAGAACCTCGGCAAGGTGGTCAAGGCCGGCAAGCGCGGCTTCTACATCTGGGTGGACGGCCAGCAGGTCCTCGACCCCGAGGTGCTGGCGCTGCTGACCTTCGGCGACACCGTGCTGACCGAGCAGCAGGTCCTGGACCGCTCGCTCGACGCGGTGGCCCAGGAGATCGGCCTGATGCTGGACGAGGGCGTCGTGGGCGAGGCCCAGGACATCGACCTCTGCATGATCACCGGCGCCGGCTGGCCCTTCCACCTGGGCGGGATCACCCCGTACCTGGACCGGGCGGGCGTCTCGGAGCGGGTGAACGGCAAGAAGTTCCTGGCCCCGGGTCTGGCCTCCGTCCCGGAGTGAGCCTGATCTGACACACCGTCGGGCGGTACCCCTGGAGACAGGGGTACCGCCCGACGGGCGTTTCAGGGGAGCTGCAGGTTGCGGAACTCGACGTGCGCGTCCTCGGTGTAGAGGCCGACGCTGCCGCTCAGGTACGGGCGCTCCTGGTCGGTGAAGGTCACCACCGGCTGGTCGTCGACCTCGACGGTCATGGCCGGGCCGGTCTGGTGGATCTCCACCCGGTGCCAGCGGCCGATCGGGTAGACCGGGAAACCGGTGGCGAGGAAGCGCTGGGCGCCCGGGTACGCCGGGTCCTCCTTGCCCAGCTCCCAGCCGGTGGGCTTGAGGGCCAGGTAGTAGAAGTGCAGCGGGTCGCTGTAGTGCCAGACCACCCAGGCCACCTCCCAGGCGTTCGGCTCGGGCTTGCGGAGCTGGTCGGTGGTGCGGGCCTGGAGCCGGAAGTCGACCTGCTGGTAGGTCGCGTCGGAGACCACCAGGGCGGCGTGCGTCTCGTCCGGCCGGAGCGAGCGGCGGGGTTCGAGGACCAGGATGTCGCCCCGGTTCCCGGTGTAGCCCTCCCCGTTGAAGACCGAGCGCCAGGGCCCGTGCGTGCTGCCCTCCGGCCAGCGCTGCAGGGAGGCGCCGGGGCTCAGGGTGACCACCACCAGGATCAGCGCCAGCACCGGGAGGACGATCGCCGCGAGGATCCACCACCGCCGTCTGTGGGCGGGCCCGGGCGAGTCCGTGACGGTCCGCTGCGGGCACACCGGCGGACCTCCCGTGATCGCGGACGGATCACCAGTCTGCCAGGGAGATCGCATGGGGCACCGTAGGAAAGGCCGGTGCGGAGACCGGCGTGGCGGCGGAGTCCTCGGCCAGCCGGGTGACGATCCGCCGGGCGGCGTAGCCGTCGCCGAAGGGGCTGGGGGCCTCCGCCATGCTCTGGTAGAGGGCCGGGTCGTCCAGCAGGTTGTTGGCCTCGGTATGGATGTGCTCGGGGTCCACGCCGACCAGCCGGGCCGCGCCGGTGGTGACCACCTCGGGGCGCTCGGTGGTGGTGCGCAGCACCAGGACGGGCTTGTCCAGGCTGGGCGCCTCCTCCTGCACGCCGCCGGAGTCGGTGAGGACGAGTTCGCAGGCGGCGAGCGAGGCGGTGAAGTCGAAGTAGTCCAGCGGCTCGGTCAGGGTGATGTGCGGGTCGTGGCCGAGCGCGCCCTCCAGCACGTCGCGGACGGCGGGGCTGCGGTGCACCGGCAGCAGGATCTCGACGTCGCCGCGCCGGGCCAGCCGCAGCAGGGTGGCGGCCATCGCCCGCATCCGGTCCCCCTGGTTCTCCCGCCGGTGCAGGGTGACCAGGACACCCCGGCGGCCGGTCCGGAAGGCCGACCGGCCGACGCCCCGGTGCCGGACCCAGAGCAGGTTGTCGATGACGGTGTTCCCGGTGACGTGGACGTTGTCGGCCGGTATCCCCTCGGCCCTGAGCTCGGCCCCGGCCCGCTCGGTGGGGGCGAAGTGCCAGCGGGTCAGCTTGCTGACCAGCCGTCGGTTGAGCTCCTCGGGGAAGGGGTTGTCGAGGACGCCGCTGCGCAGGCCGGCCTCCACGTGGGCCACCGGGATCCGCTCGTAGAAGGCGGCGAGCGCCCCGCACAGGGTGCTGCTGGTGTCGCCCTGGACCATCACCAGGTCGGGCTCCTCGTAGCGCAGCACCTCCCCCAGCCCCTCGATCAGACGGGCCGTCAGGGCGGAGAGCTCCTGCCGGTCGCGCATCACCTCGAGGCTGTGGTGGGTCGTCAGCTGCAGCCGGTGCAGCATCGGGTCGAGCATCTCGCGGTGCTGGCCGGTGTTGATCACCAGCGACTCGAATCCGGGGGCGGCGTCCAGGGCCCGTACGACGGGGGCGAGTTTGACGGCCTCGGGGCGGGTGCCGAGCACCACCGCGACCCGCAGGGGACGGGACGAGCCGGTGCCGACCGGGTCGGGAAAGGGCAGAGGGGACATGACGGCCTTCTTCGGCAGCGGGACATGACGGGCCCGGGAAGGACTCCGGGCGGAGCGCGGAGCGCGACGGGACAGGAACCCCCCGGGGCCCGGCCGGTGACGGGCCGTCAGGTCCGGGCGGTCTTCAGCTCCGGGCGGTCTTCAGCCAGGAGGTGCGGCCGCTGACCGTGCGGCCGATGGCCCACCAGCCGGCCGCGAACCACAGGTAGCCGTAGGCCACGAACAGGTGCGCCAGCAGCAGGCAGCGCAGGAACCCCAACTCGCTCTCCCGCTGCCGGTACACGTAGGCGTAGGCATAGGCGGGGGCGAACGCGAGGGCGTACAGCGGGACCAGCCAGATCGGCGAGAAGGTGCTGTGCCCGGCCGAGATCGACTCGGTGAGGAACCCGAAGGCCCCGGCGAGGAAGGCGAGCGGCAGGAAGGAGGTGAGCAGCAGCAGCGCCGGGCTGGACAGGTGGTAGATCAGGTCGGCCGCGGCCCGGCCGGGGATCTCCCGGAGGACGAGCGGCACCAGCCGGGAGGCCTGGATGTGGCCCTGGAACCAGCGGGAGCGCTGGCGGACCAAGGGGCGGACCTTGAGCACGGCCTGCTGGTGGACGGCGGCGGTCGGGCAGAACTCGTTCTGCCAGCCGGCCGCGATCAGCCGGATGCCCAGGTCGAGGTCCTCGGTCAGCCGGTGACTCCACGGCTCGGGACCCAGCGAGCGCAGCGCGCTCAGCCGCATGAACTGCCCGTTGCCGCCCATCCCGACGCTGCCGAGGTGCCGCCGGCCGGTCTGGAAGATGTCGGTGTAGACGACGAACTCCATGTCCTGCATCCGGGCCAGCAGACAGTCCTGCCGGTTGTACATCCGGACGCCGATCTGGACCGCTCCGGTGGCCGGGTCGGCGAAGTACCGGTCGGCCTGGTCGATCGCGCCGGGTTCGAGCCGGCCGTCGGCGTCGAGGACGCAGATGATGACGTCGCGGGGGTTGCGGCCGCGCAGGGCGCCGCAGTCGGCGAGGTGCCGCAGGCCGTCGTTGAGGGCGGCCCCCTTGCCCCGTCGCGCGTCCGGCAGCCGCCGCTGGTGCAGCAGGACCCGGTGCGGGTCCGCCGCGCGGGCGATCTCGGCGGTGCGGTCGTCCGACGCGTCGTCAACCACCAGCGCCAGACAGTCCTTCCGCGGCAGCGCCATCAGGCGGCGCAGGCTCTCGGCGAGGACGCGGTCCTCGTTGAGGCAGGCCAGCACGAAGACGTAGAACCGCTCCTCGCCGCCGGGCTCCGCCAGTTGGATGCGACGGCGGGACAGGGCGAACATGCCGCTGTTGTAGAGCAGGGCCGTCGCGATGACGGCCGTGCTCAGCCAGAGCAGGACGGTGGTCACCATGACGAACCCCGGCGGACCGCGGTCGCGCCGGCCGAGTGCGCCGTCGCGTCCGGTTCGGGCGGCCGACGCCGGTCCCGGCGGTGGCGCACCACCAGGCCGAAGACCAGCAGACCGAGACACACCACGGTGTACAGACCGAAGCCCGCGCCCGCGACCTGGAGCAGGAAACGGGCGATACCGGCTCCGGACATACCGGAGGGCATCACGGATGCCGCGCTGAAGCAGAGCCCACTGGTGGCTCCGCAGTTCCCGTACACGGGGACTCAACCCCAATGATGCGAGTGGATGCCGGACATGACACAGCTCTCGCGGTTCGTGGTGGAGGGGGCCGGTCTCGCCACTCACTCCCCGAGCCAGGAAAGGCGACCGTCTAGCCGACTCGGATCATCACGCGCCCCATCGGACCAATCACCGTCAACGTACCACAGCACCGGGAGTCGTTCAACGAATCCGAATATCCCGGGAATTACCGCTCGGAGCACCGGCCGAGGATACCGAGAGTGACGCCGGAGTACATCCGGTGATACCCCGTCAGCGGGCATTGACACTCCGCAAGGCGAGTGACAATGTCGTTTATATCGCCTGTACTGCGGCTGGTGGGCAGCGTTGACCGCTGCACCGAAGCGACTCCAGGCCCGTTGCGAGACGCCGTTCCCGAGCGCCGCGTGGGCCCTCTGTGCGAGACGCCGGGAAAAACGGCCGCCGGGCACCGATCAAGGGTGGGAAGACAACGGTCGGGAGACAGGTGCGGGATATTCACCTGCGCGCCGTTCCCGCTTCCGGGCACCCGTGGCCCACACCCATGTCGTGACGTGAATCCGCAATTCACCCAAGGGGCTACCATGCCTTCGCATATCAAGAATCGGAGTTGGCGCCGACCGACAATCGTGGGGACTGCGCTCGCTCTGATTCTCAGCGTGGGGGTCGTACCGCCGTCCACCGTCTCCGCGAAGCCGCCTCCTGAGCAGAACCACGCTCAGGAGGCGCTCCAGCAGGGCCAGAACCCCGGCGACCTCTCCGCCTCCTTCGGCGCCAAGCACAAGGCGGCGGACCAGAACCGGAAGCAGAACCCGCACAAGAAGATCAAGCCCGCGAGCACGCTGAACGTGCTGCCCACGGCGCTGAACCTGCTGCCCAGCAACCCCGCCCCGGCGACCGGGAAGAGCACGCTCGTGCTCTACGACACCACCGGGCCGTACGGGTTCCTCGGCGAGCTGTACGCGATGACCACCGCCAACCTGGCCGGCCACTTCGGGACGGTGACACCCAAGCCGGTCTCCTCGTACCAGCCCGGTGAGGTCAACAACTACACCGCCACCATCTACTTCGGCTCCACCTACTACGGGGTCAACGACAACAACGGCCAGCCGATCCCGGACGCCGTACCGGCCTCGTTCTACAGCGACGTGACCACCACGACGCACCCCGTCGTCTGGCTCTACGACAACATCTGGAACCTGGCCAACAACGTCGGCCCGGCCCAGTTCTCCGCCACCTACGGGTGGGACCCGACCAACTCCTACTTCAACTACAACCCGATCACCTCGGTCAACTACAAGGGCCAAGCCCTCAGCCGTGACCCGCTGAACGGCGGCGGCGTGCTGGGCGACACCATCACGGACCCCACCAAGGTCACCGTGCTCGCCTCCTCGACCGACAGCACCGGGGCCAGCGTCCCCTGGGCGATCCGCTCGAACAACCTCACCTACATCGGTGACGTCCCGTTCTCCTACGTGAGCGCCAACGACCGGGTGATGATCTTCAGCGACCTGCTCTTCGACGCACTCGCCCCCGGCGCCCCGACCCGGCACCGGGCCATGGTCCGGCTGGAGGACATCAGCCCCGCCGACGACCCGGTCCAGCTGATCAACACCGGCAACTACCTGAAGTCCCAGAACATCCCGTTCAGCTTCGGCGTCATCCCGGTCTACACCGACCCCAAGGGCACCTACAACAACGGCCGCCCGGAGACCCTCCGGCTGTCGCAGACGCCGCTGATGGTCCTCGCGATCAGGTCGCTGATCGCCAACGGCGGCACCATGCTGATGCACGGTTACACGCACCAGTTCAGCAACATCGCCAACCCGTACAACGGTGTGAGCGGCGACGACTTCGAGTTCTACCGGGCCCAGTGCTCGGTCACCCGGACCCCGCCGTACCAGTTCCGGGCACCCTGCCAGAACACCGACTGGGTGATCCACCAGGGCCCGGTCCCCGGTGACTCCGCCACCTATGCGCTGGGCCGGATCACCGCCGCCAGCAACGAGTTCAAGGCTGCCGGCCTCCCGGTGCCGACGATCTTCGAGTTCCCGCACTACGCGGGCTCGGCCGTCGACTACAAGGCCCTGGAACCCGGCTTCGCCGCCCGCTACGAGCGCTCGCTGTACTTCGGCGGCGTGCTCAACGGAGGCCCGATCGACTACAGCATGCTGATCGGTCAGTTCTTCCCCTACCCCGTGCACGACGTCTACGGCGAGACCGTACTGCCCGAGAACCTGGGCAACTACGAGCCCCAGATGTCCAACAACAACCCGCCGCGACTGCCGGCCGACATGGTCAATTCGGCCAAGCTGAACCTCGTGGTCAGGGACGGCTACGCCAGCTTCTTCTACCACCCGTCCTACGGGCTGAACCCGCTGCGGCAGACCGTCAACGGCATCAAGGCACTCGGCTACACCTTCATCTCCCCCGCCACGGCCCTCGCGCCCTGACAGCACATCACCCCTGCTGCCGGCTCGCCCGCTTGGGGCCGGCAGCAGGAACCCATCCCGAGAGGTACTGGTCCCCATGTGCGGAATCGTGGGATACGTGGGGTGCGAGGCCGCCCTGGACGTCGTGATCGAGGG
This genomic interval from Kitasatospora gansuensis contains the following:
- a CDS encoding glycosyltransferase is translated as MVTTVLLWLSTAVIATALLYNSGMFALSRRRIQLAEPGGEERFYVFVLACLNEDRVLAESLRRLMALPRKDCLALVVDDASDDRTAEIARAADPHRVLLHQRRLPDARRGKGAALNDGLRHLADCGALRGRNPRDVIICVLDADGRLEPGAIDQADRYFADPATGAVQIGVRMYNRQDCLLARMQDMEFVVYTDIFQTGRRHLGSVGMGGNGQFMRLSALRSLGPEPWSHRLTEDLDLGIRLIAAGWQNEFCPTAAVHQQAVLKVRPLVRQRSRWFQGHIQASRLVPLVLREIPGRAAADLIYHLSSPALLLLTSFLPLAFLAGAFGFLTESISAGHSTFSPIWLVPLYALAFAPAYAYAYVYRQRESELGFLRCLLLAHLFVAYGYLWFAAGWWAIGRTVSGRTSWLKTARS
- a CDS encoding polysaccharide deacetylase family protein, with amino-acid sequence MGVVPPSTVSAKPPPEQNHAQEALQQGQNPGDLSASFGAKHKAADQNRKQNPHKKIKPASTLNVLPTALNLLPSNPAPATGKSTLVLYDTTGPYGFLGELYAMTTANLAGHFGTVTPKPVSSYQPGEVNNYTATIYFGSTYYGVNDNNGQPIPDAVPASFYSDVTTTTHPVVWLYDNIWNLANNVGPAQFSATYGWDPTNSYFNYNPITSVNYKGQALSRDPLNGGGVLGDTITDPTKVTVLASSTDSTGASVPWAIRSNNLTYIGDVPFSYVSANDRVMIFSDLLFDALAPGAPTRHRAMVRLEDISPADDPVQLINTGNYLKSQNIPFSFGVIPVYTDPKGTYNNGRPETLRLSQTPLMVLAIRSLIANGGTMLMHGYTHQFSNIANPYNGVSGDDFEFYRAQCSVTRTPPYQFRAPCQNTDWVIHQGPVPGDSATYALGRITAASNEFKAAGLPVPTIFEFPHYAGSAVDYKALEPGFAARYERSLYFGGVLNGGPIDYSMLIGQFFPYPVHDVYGETVLPENLGNYEPQMSNNNPPRLPADMVNSAKLNLVVRDGYASFFYHPSYGLNPLRQTVNGIKALGYTFISPATALAP
- the wecB gene encoding non-hydrolyzing UDP-N-acetylglucosamine 2-epimerase, which translates into the protein MSPLPFPDPVGTGSSRPLRVAVVLGTRPEAVKLAPVVRALDAAPGFESLVINTGQHREMLDPMLHRLQLTTHHSLEVMRDRQELSALTARLIEGLGEVLRYEEPDLVMVQGDTSSTLCGALAAFYERIPVAHVEAGLRSGVLDNPFPEELNRRLVSKLTRWHFAPTERAGAELRAEGIPADNVHVTGNTVIDNLLWVRHRGVGRSAFRTGRRGVLVTLHRRENQGDRMRAMAATLLRLARRGDVEILLPVHRSPAVRDVLEGALGHDPHITLTEPLDYFDFTASLAACELVLTDSGGVQEEAPSLDKPVLVLRTTTERPEVVTTGAARLVGVDPEHIHTEANNLLDDPALYQSMAEAPSPFGDGYAARRIVTRLAEDSAATPVSAPAFPTVPHAISLADW
- a CDS encoding 3-hydroxyacyl-CoA dehydrogenase NAD-binding domain-containing protein; translated protein: MSTTELLKRAAELFPGEVVTTAHVRHLDLPLGAGRLALITLDNGFDHTKPTTFGPGSLAKLSEALDQVEAEAAAGDIVAVAITGKPFIFAVGADLKGVEVLKEHSDALAIGKGGHDVFKRIAALPVPSFAFYNGAAMGGGVEVGLHASYRTVSSGVPAFSLPEVFLGLVPGWGGCTILPNLIGPSKAIKVIIENSMSQNKQLKGQDVFELGIADAIFEPADFLEQSILWAAKVLTGATVVEREEIDRGKAWDDAVAWGRLVADAKVHGAAPAAYKALDIIAQVKDQDFQAGFDAEDVALADLIMTGELRAGLYAFNLVQRRAKRPFGAPDKALARPVTKVGVVGAGLMASQLALLFARRLQVPVVLTDIDQERVDKGVGYVHAEIDKLLAKGRVNPDNANRLKGLVTGSLDKAAAFGDADFVIEAVFEEMGVKQTVFADLEAVVSPTCVLATNTSSLSVSEMASKLKHPERVVGFHFFNPVAILPLLEIVRGEQTDDASLATAFGVAKKLKKTAVLVKDAPAFVVNRILTRFMGEIQAIIDEGTPIETVEKGVLPLGLPMSPIVLLELVGPAIAQHVSETLNRAFPERFGVSENLGKVVKAGKRGFYIWVDGQQVLDPEVLALLTFGDTVLTEQQVLDRSLDAVAQEIGLMLDEGVVGEAQDIDLCMITGAGWPFHLGGITPYLDRAGVSERVNGKKFLAPGLASVPE
- a CDS encoding family 16 glycoside hydrolase, which translates into the protein MCPQRTVTDSPGPAHRRRWWILAAIVLPVLALILVVVTLSPGASLQRWPEGSTHGPWRSVFNGEGYTGNRGDILVLEPRRSLRPDETHAALVVSDATYQQVDFRLQARTTDQLRKPEPNAWEVAWVVWHYSDPLHFYYLALKPTGWELGKEDPAYPGAQRFLATGFPVYPIGRWHRVEIHQTGPAMTVEVDDQPVVTFTDQERPYLSGSVGLYTEDAHVEFRNLQLP